A portion of the Mytilus galloprovincialis chromosome 12, xbMytGall1.hap1.1, whole genome shotgun sequence genome contains these proteins:
- the LOC143054289 gene encoding uncharacterized protein LOC143054289 has product MNFDGSTFVLILTVYTFFTTCTTEANVQVKTRSGNRAVNIQFSNTFNSISCQLADYKNNIVYLIKFSKEINGSYLDIVDVHKKGEKNCTKWFPDTDLPSRSSNVGSDLNTAKLVLNLHSSTIKESDNGVYKCEFDTVKGSYSDTLTVDWREGKNNSSIRHSESALLYLTAFLLAKINLY; this is encoded by the exons ATGAATTTCGATGGGAGTACTTTTGTGTTGATTCTTACGGTTTATACATtctttacaacatgtacaa CTGAAGCAAATGTTCAAGTCAAAACAAGATCGGGAAACAGAGCAGTTAATATCCAgttttcaaatacatttaattCAATAAGTTGCCAACTTGccgattataaaaataatattgtcTATTTGATTAagttttcaaaagaaataaatggaAGTTATTTGGATATTGTTGATGTTCATAAGAAAGGCGAAAAGAATTGTACTAAATGGTTTCCCGACACAGACCTTCCATCAAGATCTTCTAATGTTGGTTCAGATTTAAACACCGCTAAATTAGTTTTAAACTTACATTCAAGTACCATCAAGGAATCTGACAATGGAGTTTACAAATGTGAATTCGATACAGTCAAAGGTAGCTATAGCGATACGCTGACAGTCGATTGGAGAG AGGGCAAAAACAACTCATCTATCAGACATTCGGAATCGGCTTTACTGTACCTCACAGCTTTTTTGCTGGCAAAGATCAATTTGTATTAG